Part of the Brevibacillus brevis genome is shown below.
GAACGTGACCAGTTCGGGATAAATCTCCTGCAATCGGGCAAAAAGCTTTTCGCGCACAGGGCTCACTCCTTTTGACGGATCGGGATTTATGTAACCAATTCAACCCATTATAAAAATATTCAGAAATAATTCGCAATCCCTATTTTCCGTGTGCCATTGCAAACGCATGAAAAAAACGGCGCAGAGCAAGCAATCGTTGTTGTCGGAATAGGCAGAAATGCAAGCATTGCAAGGTGGATGGCGAAAGGAATGGTTTGCTTGCCATCGCGTTCCCATGCATTGGCAGTGGCGAGCGGGCAAACAGTCACGTTGATCGCCGACGGACCGACGAGCTGGGTGCGCTGGAACAGGTGTTGGCAAAAACAGACGCAGTGATGGCAGCAACGGATTTTCCCAGAGGTAGACATTTCCAAAAGAGATCGACTAGAATAGAAATATGTCGACTTCTGTCAGAAAGGCAATGGTTGGAGAACAATGGTTACATGCGTACAGAAAAAACATCGGGTTATCGTCATTTTGCTTGTTTCCGGTTTGCTGATTTTCGTGATGACGTGCATCAGTATCGCCGCATCCTATTACAATACGATTCAATCGGTCCGCCTTTCCGTTGCTAACCAGAGCATGAAGGCGGCTTCTTTTGTGGCCAGTCAAGTAGACATGGAGTCATACCGCATGTTTTTGGAGCGACCGGATGTCAATAGCGAGCCGTACCGGCGGGTCGCCCATCAATTAGAGATGGCGCGGGCACAGTTCGGAGCGCTCTACCTCTACATTGCCAAGATCGATCCGGACCTGCAAGGAGGAAAAGTCATGATCTCCGCAGTTCCCCCGGAAATGAATCGCCCCATTCAAATCGGCGAGCCTTGTTTCATCGATAAGGAGCAAATCAGGCTGATTAACAGCGGGAAGACTTACTATTCCGATCTGATTTCCGATCCGGTATACGGGGAGTACATGTCTGCCGGAGCCCCGTTGCGTGGTGAAGACGGAAGAATCATCGGAATTGTCGGTCTCGACACAGAGCTGGCAAACGTCAATCGCATCGGCAGCGAGGTCGTCAGGGGCAGTCTGCCTATGTTTATTTTTCAGGGGTTGTTCGTCGCGGTTCTCGTCTTTGTCATTCTCGGGCTGCAGCGCTGGTATCAGCGGGAACTGAAAGCGGCGGTCGGCGATGCCGAGCAGACGTACCAGGACGAGCTCAGGTCTGTCATTTCTTCCATCCGTTCCATCCGTCATGACTTCGTCAACCACATGCAGGTACTGTACGGGTTGATCGAATGCCGCTACTTTGACAAAGCCCGCGATTACGTCCAGTCGCTGCTTGCGGAAACCAAGCTGCTGGATATTACGGTCCGCATCTCCAACCCCGCCTTGATGGTCTTGTTTCACACCAAGTGGGAGCAGGCCAAGTCCCGTCATGTCGTGATGCAGTTTGCAGAATCTCCGGATTCGTTTGAGCAGATTCCGTCGGTGGACTTGATCAAGATTTTGTCCAACCTGATCGACAACGCGCTGGATGCCGCCGCTGCAAGCGAAGGGGACAGGTGGATTCGCGTAGAGTGCCGGCAAGAAGGCAGCACGTACTTGTTCGAGGTCGAAAATAGCGGGAAGGAAATTGCTCCAGAGCAGATGGACAAGCTGTTCGAGTACGGGTTTTCAACCAAACCGGCGACGGAGGAGACGGCTCGAGGGGCAGGTCTGTGCATCGTCCAGGCCGTCGTCAAGAAGCACAAGGGCACCATCCAGGTACAGTCTGAGGAAGGGCGCACATCGTTCACCGTTCGTTTGCCGGTCAGTTAGCCACTTGGTGTTCTCTCTGAATCTAGTTCAATCGAATAGTTGTTTCGCGCAAGCACGACCTGTTTCGACAAGGATAAGCTAGGTCTTTGGGAGGGGAATGCCTGAAAAGGTATCACGGGTTCCTTCCAAACCGATCGTCGAAGCAGGTCGTGTTCTTTAGTTGAAAAAAATTTGCCGACAAGGAAGCGTTTTTTTGTCGAAACAATTTTTTAAAAAATATTCACAATCGTGTCATAATTGGGATAAGCCGGAACTGGGGGTTCTTCATATTCCGGCAAGATCTCGAGATAGAGAAGAGGGTGAACGTGGTGAAGAAAGGCAAGAAGTTGGCATCCATTTTATTTACTTCCTCGCTGGTACTCAGCACCGCCATGGCTGTTCCCACTGCAGGATTGGCCAAATCCAAGGAAAAGCCGCCGCTGGAAGTGGATCTTTCCACCGTCAATATTGACCGGTTGATCGAAGGCTTGATCGACCAAGGAGAGATTGACGAAGATGCCGATCAGGAAGAAATCGATCGGGCGGTGGAAAAGTTTTTGCGAAACAAGAAAGTTCCCCACGGCATCGATGATTCCAGCTCCTTCGGGAAAAAAGTGAGCAAATCCCAAAATGCGGCATTGTCAAAAGCTGCAAACAAGGTATCCAAAATCAAGGATGACAACCAGCTGCGGGCATCCAGAAGGCTACATACGGACAATCTGGTCATTGCCCTGGTAGAATTCCCGGACCAGGAGCACAACCAGGTGGAGAAAAAGAGCGATTCGCTGTGGACGAAAGATTTCAATCCAGAGCATTACGAGAAAATGCTGTTCAACCGGGATGGCTACGAAACGCCGGAAGGAATCAGCATGACGACCATGGCGAAATACTATTACGAACAGTCCGGTTTTACCTGGACGGTCGATGGCGTCGTCACGCCGTGGCAAACCGCCGAGAAAGACAAGAAATATTACGGCGGCAACGACAAGGACGGCAACGACAGCAATCCTCGCGACCTGGTGTTGGAGACGCTGGAGTCCGTCGGGGAAGCTATCGCAGGACATGAAGATGAATACGACCAACGCGATCCGTACGATCTCGATGGCGATGGCGATCTCATGGAGCCGGATGGCATGCTGGACAACCTCATGCTCGTGCATGCGGGGATCGGCGAAGAGACTGGACGGGATGAAGACGCGATTTGGTCCCACCGCTGGACGCTGAAAAAACCGACAGAGATTCCGGGCACGAACTTGCTCGCGTACGACTATATGATTCAGCCGGAAGATGGTGCTCCCGGGGTATTCGCTCACGAATACGGCCACAACCTGGGGCTGCCGGATCTGTACGATACCTCGTATGGCGGACATGATTCGCCTGTAGGGGCATGGTCCTTGATGTCTTCGGGCAGCCACACGGGGAAAATATTCCAAACGCAGCCGACCGGATTCGACCCATGGTCCAAAATGATGCTCCAGCAAATGTACGGCGGAAGATGGATCGAGCCGCAAGTCATCGATTACCAGAACTTGAAAAAACGCAAGCAAAAGCTGGCTCTCATCGATGGCAGCAGCACTGAGAAACAGGGAAAAGTGATCAAGCTGAACATGCCGCAAGTCGAGAAAAAACCGCCGATTCAGCCGAAAGATGGGGACTATTCCTACTTCTCCGATGAAGGCGACAACCTGAACACCAAGATGGTCTCGAAAGTGATCGACCTGACGGGGGCAAGCTCTGCGTCGATGAGCTTTGACTCGTGGCGCGCGATCGAGACGGGGTACGACTACCTGTATGTCAATGTCATCGACGCGGATACGGGCGAAAAAACGCAAGTCAAGGAATACGACGATGTCACGAAGGACTGGGACAAGGAAGAAATCAGCCTGAACGATTTTGCAGGCAAGAAGATTCAGGTCGAGTTCAATTATGTAACCGACGGCGGGCTGGCGATGTCCGGATTCTATCTGGACAACTTCGAAGTGGAAGCAGACGGAGAAGTGATCTTCTCCGACGACGCGGAAGGTGAACAGCAGTTTGATCTGGACGGTTTCATCCACTTTGACGGCGAAGGCAAGATGTACGATGCGTACTACCTGGTCGAGCTCCGTTCGCATGAAGGCGTCGACGAAGGGCTGAAGTACTTCCGCCGCAGTGACACGTACTTTACGTACGATCCGGGTCTGGTGATCTGGTATTACGACGGCCGCTACGGCAAAACGCAAGACAACAACACCAGCCAGCACCCTGGCTACGGCATGCTCGGTGTCGTCGATGCCCATCAGGAGGTCCGTTACTGGAACAATGACGAGGACAACAAGGATGCCATTGCAGATTCCCGTTATCAGGTCAACGACGCCGCATTCAGTCCGGAAAGGACTTCCGGAATGAAACTGGACTACATCCTGGGAACGATGAATTACAAGCCGCTGAAAGGCGTGACTGTCTTCCGCGACAAGGACGATTACACGATGCCGGAAGTGCCGGAGATCGGCAAAGTGCTGCCGAAGATCGGGCTGCAAATCAAACTGCTGGACATTAACAAGAAATTTACCAATGCCGAGGTCGAGTTCTCGATCAAAAAATAAAGAGTACGAAAAAGACGTCTATGCAAATAGGCGTCTTTTTTGTTGCCGTCGCCTCGCAAACAAAAAAGAAATCTATCGTTCCGAGAGCAGTTCCAGGTTTTTCCGTAAAAAAGCGCTCCGCCGTTCGATGAATGAAAAGATAAAGGCAGGTTCATCATCGAAGATCGACAGTGTGTCCTTTTTGTATGGATCGTTGCTGAGGTGTGGACGCAGGGACGCGTGAAGATGGAGAATGAATGCTCGCCAATGGTCCACGGTGAACGTCTTCTCGAGAATCTGTTTCAGTATAGCTGCATATCGGCTGCGGAATGCAGGTACGGCCAGAATTCTGGCTGACAAGGAGTTGTGCCCGTCGATGGGCAAAGCAGCTGGATCCAGAGGTTTGCCGTTTATTGACCGTCCCCACGTGGCATCGTAGTCCCACGGTATGATGAGTGCTTGATGGTGACGCCAATACAAGGCGTAGTTGTGCAGGAAGCCATCGTGATTTTGCGTGCAGACCGCTCCGGCCAGCCAGCTCAAATAGTTTTCGACGTCCAGAATGCGGGAAATCTCTTTGGCAAATTGTTGCTGCGGAGTTGTGTTGATCTTGTATATCAGCTCGCGCAGAAGCCCGTCGTCTGTTTCCTTGCCGCATTTGCGAAGATAGCCTGCCTCCAGCTCCCCTTTCACCTCCTCGGTGCGGGGGTGCAGGAGGGAAAAGTTCGCCTGCGAATTGACCGCGTAATAAATGGGCCCCCATGGCAGGCCTCTGGATGTTAGGAAATGTTCGTCTACTGATTCAAGTTTGAGGTAGAGGCCGGCGCATTTCCCGTTGAGATAAAGGATGACGTGCTGGGCGCGGGGCGCCAGAGAGCCGATCTGGTCAAAAAAGCAAAAGGAGAGCTTGTTTCGGATCAGGGAAGGGTCCGCGTATTCGGCATTGAGGTGAAACTCACGAGAACCATCAAACGGTTGGGAAGAGGTAACGGTGATCTGATAGGACTTCTTGGGGAATTTTCTCGTGTGAGCGCCGCGATACGCAAGTTCTATTTGATAAGTCTCGCTGCCTACTAGAATGGTAGCAGGAACAGCAGGCTTGGAGCCGTTTTGCAGACTTGCAAGGTGAGGGCCATCGACTGAGAGAAAATAGGCGGGAATGTCGTGAACGTCAAGGCTAGGCATGTGAAGAAAAACACCTCTTTCATCCGATCTTCCTCTATATCTATGGATGCTTGATCAAGAGTGATACAAGGTTAGGTAACAGCTTGTTTTTTGGCAAGCCCGTAGCATGTCTTATTGTGTTTCATAACATGCAGTATCCAGAGAAAAAGGAGGAAGATCATGAAGCGTCTAAATCGTGAGCAATTGCGGGAAGTTTACGAACGATTGAGAAAGAACCCCGAGTTGCTAGACTATCTGAGACGAGGCTTAAGAAGTCAAAGCCAAAGCGGATCTGATATAACCACCAGCTACAGTTCCGGTGGCGAGTGGGATTCAGGAAGTGATTGTTATTGGGGAGACAAAGGCCCGACTGGCGACAAAGGTCCTACGGGTGACCGTGGTCCCCAAGGCCCGATGGGAGCCAGAGGTCCTCAAGGTCCTGAAGGTGAACAGGGGCCACGGGGACTTCAAGGTCCGATGGGTGAACAAGGACCGCAGGGTATTCAAGGTCCGGTAGGGGAGCAAGGTCCGGTTGGAGAACAAGGTCCGACGGGAGACAAAGGTCCGACGGGAGACAAAGGTCCGACTGGAGATAAAGGTCCGACTGGCGACCAAGGCCCGGAAGGCCCCCAAGGAGCAGTAGGTCCTCAAGGAGCAGTAGGTCCCCAAGGCCCGGTAGGTGAACAAGGTCCGACAGGTGACCAAGGCCCGGTGGGTCCTCAAGGAGCAGTAGGTCCCCAAGGTCCGAGAGGTGACCAAGGCCCGGTGGGTCCTCAAGGAGCAGTAGGTCCCCAAGGTCCGGTTGGTGAGCAAGGTTCGGCGGGTCCTCAAGGCCCGACAGGCGACCAAGGCCCGGTGGGTGAGCAAGGTCCGGCGGGTCCAGCAGGCCCTCAAGGTCCGACAGGCGACCAAGGCCCGGTGGGTGAGCAAGGTCCAGCGGGTCCCCAAGGTCCGACAGGTGACCAAGGCCAAGTAGGTCCTCAAGGTCCGGCAGGTGAGCAAGGTCCAGCGGGTCCCCAAGGCCCGGTGGGTGAGCAAGGTCCAGCGGGTCCCCAAGGCCCGGCAGGTGAGCAAGGCCCGGTGGGTCCCCAAGGCCCAGTAGGTGACCAAGGTCCGGCGGGTCCAGCAGGTCCTCAAGGTCCGGCGGGTGAGCAAGGTCCGGTGGGTCCCCAAGGTCCAGCAGGTGAGCAAGGCCCAACAGGTGACCAAGGCCCAGTAGGTCCTCAAGGTCCGGTCGGTGAGCAAGGTCCGGCGGGTCCTCAAGGCCCGACAGGCGACCAAGGCCCGGTGGGTCCTCAAGGAGCAATAGGTCCCCAAGGTCCAGTAGGTGAGCAAGGCCCAACAGGTCCTCAAGGCCCGACAGGCGACAAAGGTCCGACAGGAGACCCTGGTCCGTCCGGCGCCAGTTGTTTCGCTTACTATTTCAGCAACAACGCCCAACCATTGAATGTAAGTATCCAAAGTACCGTTGCATTCGAAGCCGCAAGTCCATCGAACGGGAACTGCGTGGTTCGGGACGGCACATCCACCGAATCTTTCCTGATTGCTG
Proteins encoded:
- a CDS encoding ATP-binding protein, whose amino-acid sequence is MVTCVQKKHRVIVILLVSGLLIFVMTCISIAASYYNTIQSVRLSVANQSMKAASFVASQVDMESYRMFLERPDVNSEPYRRVAHQLEMARAQFGALYLYIAKIDPDLQGGKVMISAVPPEMNRPIQIGEPCFIDKEQIRLINSGKTYYSDLISDPVYGEYMSAGAPLRGEDGRIIGIVGLDTELANVNRIGSEVVRGSLPMFIFQGLFVAVLVFVILGLQRWYQRELKAAVGDAEQTYQDELRSVISSIRSIRHDFVNHMQVLYGLIECRYFDKARDYVQSLLAETKLLDITVRISNPALMVLFHTKWEQAKSRHVVMQFAESPDSFEQIPSVDLIKILSNLIDNALDAAAASEGDRWIRVECRQEGSTYLFEVENSGKEIAPEQMDKLFEYGFSTKPATEETARGAGLCIVQAVVKKHKGTIQVQSEEGRTSFTVRLPVS
- a CDS encoding immune inhibitor A domain-containing protein — its product is MKKGKKLASILFTSSLVLSTAMAVPTAGLAKSKEKPPLEVDLSTVNIDRLIEGLIDQGEIDEDADQEEIDRAVEKFLRNKKVPHGIDDSSSFGKKVSKSQNAALSKAANKVSKIKDDNQLRASRRLHTDNLVIALVEFPDQEHNQVEKKSDSLWTKDFNPEHYEKMLFNRDGYETPEGISMTTMAKYYYEQSGFTWTVDGVVTPWQTAEKDKKYYGGNDKDGNDSNPRDLVLETLESVGEAIAGHEDEYDQRDPYDLDGDGDLMEPDGMLDNLMLVHAGIGEETGRDEDAIWSHRWTLKKPTEIPGTNLLAYDYMIQPEDGAPGVFAHEYGHNLGLPDLYDTSYGGHDSPVGAWSLMSSGSHTGKIFQTQPTGFDPWSKMMLQQMYGGRWIEPQVIDYQNLKKRKQKLALIDGSSTEKQGKVIKLNMPQVEKKPPIQPKDGDYSYFSDEGDNLNTKMVSKVIDLTGASSASMSFDSWRAIETGYDYLYVNVIDADTGEKTQVKEYDDVTKDWDKEEISLNDFAGKKIQVEFNYVTDGGLAMSGFYLDNFEVEADGEVIFSDDAEGEQQFDLDGFIHFDGEGKMYDAYYLVELRSHEGVDEGLKYFRRSDTYFTYDPGLVIWYYDGRYGKTQDNNTSQHPGYGMLGVVDAHQEVRYWNNDEDNKDAIADSRYQVNDAAFSPERTSGMKLDYILGTMNYKPLKGVTVFRDKDDYTMPEVPEIGKVLPKIGLQIKLLDINKKFTNAEVEFSIKK
- a CDS encoding CotH kinase family protein; the protein is MPSLDVHDIPAYFLSVDGPHLASLQNGSKPAVPATILVGSETYQIELAYRGAHTRKFPKKSYQITVTSSQPFDGSREFHLNAEYADPSLIRNKLSFCFFDQIGSLAPRAQHVILYLNGKCAGLYLKLESVDEHFLTSRGLPWGPIYYAVNSQANFSLLHPRTEEVKGELEAGYLRKCGKETDDGLLRELIYKINTTPQQQFAKEISRILDVENYLSWLAGAVCTQNHDGFLHNYALYWRHHQALIIPWDYDATWGRSINGKPLDPAALPIDGHNSLSARILAVPAFRSRYAAILKQILEKTFTVDHWRAFILHLHASLRPHLSNDPYKKDTLSIFDDEPAFIFSFIERRSAFLRKNLELLSER